Proteins encoded together in one Patescibacteria group bacterium window:
- a CDS encoding repressor LexA: MPVTLYKRQKQILDFISQYIQKSGYSPTLTEIAEAINVSSLATVHEHLTAMEKKEVIKRYE; encoded by the coding sequence ATGCCAGTTACTCTTTATAAACGCCAAAAACAAATTCTTGATTTTATTTCCCAATATATTCAGAAAAGTGGTTATTCACCAACTCTAACAGAGATTGCTGAAGCAATTAACGTTTCTTCTTTAGCTACAGTCCATGAACATTTAACGGCTATGGAAAAAAAAGAAGTAATTAAGCGCTATGAA